One Oreochromis niloticus isolate F11D_XX linkage group LG16, O_niloticus_UMD_NMBU, whole genome shotgun sequence genomic window carries:
- the si:ch211-160b11.4 gene encoding probable serine/threonine-protein kinase kinX produces MKMKTLALLSLSLAVALALPALPPSVEKSPVLTKENQLPLLGDSIPLQGHVQVENPAPQAILPPKEQQEKEPEEDLKQNMAELEVKVKPDEEQEVKVEPEPEAEVEKAGEVELEVKVKPEVKVEEKSEAQQEVEAEVPVEAEAQMLNAEAGVNPEGEGDQELKDDPEFQVESEVKVEPDQLLMELEPEEKHMLDEENYQEPMQLQADPGLEEEEDHEEKAEEAGEAEEAEEESHNDMVDELEALDDDNMFESELIEEEKAAYAEFQSQDSLVEPEPEEEDEEAKNEMVDEPIMELEPLDDSNPVEPLPEEDLVKNEVANEPIMELEPLDDNSPAEPLPEEELFMRKRDYALDQEPVMELEPEMMEEPFQNPGILEEGPALDIMEQPVSLMENYFPNEEAKMAVRAEEQESPLAGEENSLVQLYGEPETEDQIEPDDGEPTGLVSEEENQDLMEATKENRSRFNICLKLCLSKRAMLGQRSCPGVVLGEKCYQFFKEPKTAANAELFCQKFPGGHLASITSTHNHAELMKMIVKENGKYTRTWVGGLRFLDTGRFIWLDGSKWDYTDWLSGEPNNTANKENCLEVLPYGNGKFNDFTCWEPQAFICSYYN; encoded by the exons atgaagatgaagacaCTGGCGCTGCTCTCACTGAGCCTTGCAG tggctctggCATTGCCAGCACTGCCCCCCAGTGTGGAAAAAAGTCCAGTTTTAACTAAAGAAAATCAGCTCCCTCTGCTGGGAGACTCGATTCCACTGCAGGGTCATGTACAGGTGGAGAATCCTGCACCACAGGCCATACTACCCCCCAAAGAGCAGCAGGAAAAAGAGCCTGAAGAGGACTTGAAGCAGAATATGGCAGAACTAGAGGTTAAAGTAAAGCCAGATGAAGAGCAAGAGGTGAAAGTAGagcctgagcctgaggctgagGTGGAGAAAGCAGGTGAAGTGGAACTAGAAGTTAAAGTGAAGCCAGAAGTTAAGGTGGAGGAAAAGTCTGAAGCACAGCAAGAAGTCGAAGCAGAAGTTCCTGTGGAAGCTGAGGCTCAAATGCTGAATGCAGAGGCTGGTGTGAATCCAGAAGGTGAAGGTGACCAAGAGCTCAAAGATGACCCCGAGTTCCAGGTGGAGTCAGAGGTAAAAGTTGAGCCGGATCAACTTCTAATGGAGCTAGAACCTGAGGAGAAGCACATGTTAGATGAAGAAAATTATCAGGAGCCTATGCAGCTTCAAGCTGACCCTGGtctggaagaagaagaagaccacGAAGAAAAGGCAGAAGAAGCAGGAGAAGCAGAAGAGGCAGAGGAAGAAAGTCACAATGACATGGTGGATGAGTTAGAGGCTCTAGATGATGACAACATGTTTGAATCAGAACTgatagaagaagaaaaggcTGCATATGCAGAATTTCAGAGTCAAGATTCACTTGTTGAACCTGAgccagaggaggaggatgaggaggcgAAAAATGAAATGGTGGATGAACCAATCATGGAGTTAGAGCCTCTGGATGATAGCAATCCAGTTGAACCTCTGCCAGAGGAGGATTTGGTAAAAAATGAAGTGGCGAATGAGCCAATCATGGAGTTAGAGCCTCTGGATGATAATAGCCCAGCTGAACCTTTGCCAGAAGAGGAGTTGTTCATGAGGAAGCGGGACTATGCTTTAGATCAAGAACCAGTGATGGAACTGGAGCCTGAGATGATGGAAGAGCCTTTTCAAAATCCTGGTATCTTGGAAGAAGGGCCAGCGCTGGACATAATGGAGCAGCCAGTGTCACTTATGGAAAACTATTTTCCAAATGAAGAAGCTAAGATGGCGGTGAGGGCTGAAGAACAGGAATCCCCACTCGCAGGGGAAGAAAACTCACTAGTGCAGCTCTATGGAGAGCCAGAAACAGAAGACCAGATTGAGCCTGATGATGGTGAGCCGACTGGTCTGGTGtcagaagaagaaaatcaagATCTGATGGAAGCCACAAAAGAAAATCGTAGCAGGTTCAACATCTGCCTAAAACTCTGTCTATCAAAACGAGCCATGCTAG GGCAGCGCTCTTGCCCTGGTGTGGTACTAGGAGAGAAGTGTTACCAGTTCTTTAAAGAGCCAAAGACGGCTGCAAATGCTGAG CTGTTTTGCCAAAAGTTCCCCGGTGGCCATCTGGCCTCCATCACAAGCACTCACAACCACGCTGAGCTGATGAAAATGATAGTGAAGGAAAATGGAAAGTATACGCGCACATGGGTTGGAGGGCTTCGATTTCTAGAC ACTGGTCGCTTCATCTGGTTGGATGGGTCCAAATGGGACTACACTGATTGGCTGTCAGGGGAGCCCAATAACACAGCAAATAAGGAGAACTGCCTGGAAGTCCTGCCTTATG GAAACGGGAAGTTTAACGACTTTACGTGCTGGGAACCCCAGGCTTTCATCTGCTCCTATTACAATTAG